The genome window CTCAAAAGCAGAAAAGAAAACGAATCAAAACTGGCTACGTCGCTTTTAACCTTCTCGGACAAGGTATGTCTACGTCCCACAAATGTGGGCCTAACGCATCTCAATCGCTGTGCTCTCAAGCTGCTGACCCTTGGGGTGGACACCCTGCGTTTTTTCCATGAAAGTAGGGCGGTTTTTGAGCTAACTATCTGACTAGGGGGAATATATGGCTCAGGAAGTGACTGGGGAAATGCTGAAACAAGCGTTCAACGACTTTCAGGCTTATCGAAGGGCTGGAAAGATCGTTGTCGACTACTCGCTGCTTAGCAGTATTGTGATGCACTTCACTGCAAAAAATAGTCCTAAAAAACACGAGATGCAGGAATACTACTTACAGAATCTCGTGGCTCCTTTGAATCGGTGGATGCCTGTTTATGGAATTGATACGGCTATAAGAGCAGCACACTTTTTATCGCAGGCATGCTGTGAAACTTTCCAGTTCACGGCAGTGACCGAAATACCTAAAAATGGTGGCAAAGAATATGATGGAAGAAAGTCACTAGGTAATACTCAGCCAGGAGATGGACCTAGATACATTGGTCGCGGGTTGCTTCATCTGACTGGGCGCGAAAACTATCGAGTAATGGGGAACAAGATAGGAGTTAATCTTGAACAAAATCCTAATGTTGTAAGTGATGATTTAGACATTGCAGTGAGAACTGCATGTGAGTACTGGAAAAATAGAGGTATAAACGCTTTTGCTGACAAAGATGACTTTGATACTGTTACTCAAAAGATAAATGGTGGACATAACGGGAGAGATGAACGATATGCTTCCCTACAAAGAATTAAGAAAAAACTAGGAATAGTATAAGGTTGTGGGCGGTAGTTTCTTAGTAAACTATCGCCCGTATTGGTCAGTAAGGAGTACTTGTGTTATCCAAAAATGATGGGGTAAATCCTTCTACGGCACTAGAAATAAAATATATATTTTTTAAGTCTACGGCGCAGTAGTGGGGGATGGAATAAAACTCGGCAATAATTGATTCTTCTCCGGGAAAGTCTATTTTGTAATACTGTTTATAGATATTAGTTTCCATATATTGTGCTTTTGTAGGTTCGTATACTTTATCATCTCCGTTCTGTTTAGATCTTCTTTCCATTAAATATGTTTTTTCATTTTTATTAGCTTTTGTTGAAGATAACAAAGTAATTGTGTAAACACTGTTTTTATCAATCAGTTTGTACGCATAGCTACTGTGGTTTGTGTTTTCTAAAGATAAAAATAAGTTGCTAATTATTTTTTTATCTTTGTCTAGAGAGCAATCAGGCGCTGATTCAGCAATAGCATGGGAAGACAACAAAATTGCGCACGCAGCAAGCGTTTTTTTGAGCATGGAATACTCCCTAATGTTGGTGTCGTGCCACTACAGTTCATAGCTAAAAATCATGGCATAATAGGCACTTGCCGCTTAAGACAAGCATATTTCATAGGGGGATAGACT of Zymobacter palmae contains these proteins:
- a CDS encoding glycoside hydrolase family 19 protein; its protein translation is MAQEVTGEMLKQAFNDFQAYRRAGKIVVDYSLLSSIVMHFTAKNSPKKHEMQEYYLQNLVAPLNRWMPVYGIDTAIRAAHFLSQACCETFQFTAVTEIPKNGGKEYDGRKSLGNTQPGDGPRYIGRGLLHLTGRENYRVMGNKIGVNLEQNPNVVSDDLDIAVRTACEYWKNRGINAFADKDDFDTVTQKINGGHNGRDERYASLQRIKKKLGIV